Proteins encoded together in one Triticum dicoccoides isolate Atlit2015 ecotype Zavitan chromosome 7B, WEW_v2.0, whole genome shotgun sequence window:
- the LOC119336257 gene encoding putative disease resistance protein RGA4 isoform X2, producing MAATVVVRFGEEHFVLYCASDPSRKKPLKKRHHLSQLRPSLLVSTSACSLHFGTSAHKMNSAEATGEVKNCLLPLLAPTYTGHCFLPCSSQANKHIFAHTIVLLSTLRGAPMAATVVVNIVVGPLVKIVLEKASNYLLDKYKVMKGMEEQHEILKRRLPAILDVIADAEQAAAHREGAAAWLQAIKKVTYQANEVFDEFKYEALRRKAKKEGHYKELGFSVVKLFPTHNRFIFRNRMGRKLRKIVRTIEVLVAEMKDFRFEHQQPLQAYSQWRQKDHDIFDPEKITSRSRAKDRKKLVDILVGQANNADLIVVPIVGMGGLGKTTLAQLVYNDTEIQKHFNLLLWVCVSDNFDVDSLAKSIVEAALEKNGTEAATSMRTKTPLDGLQNVLSGQRYLLVLDDVWTREVHKWEQLKACLERGGMGSVVLTTTRDKGVAEIVGTVEAYNLGALDGQYIKEIIETMSFSCLKKGEERPAMLMNMVDEIVERCAGSPLAAMALGSVLRNKTSEEEWKDVSSRSNICTVESGILPILKLSYNDLPPQMKQCFAFCAIFPKDYEINVDKLIQLWIAHGFIIQEKQVRLENIGKQIFNELVSRSFFQDVKQVQTTIGEIEQDGACYVRTTCKIHDLMHDVALSVMEKECALATEDPGKIGYVVSTEEPSQSEWLPDTARHLFLSCREPGRKLNSSLKNSSPAIQTLLCDSFMSRSLHHLAKYSSLQALQLRLLGSFPLKPKHLHHLRYLDLSRSLIKTLPEDMSILYNLQTLNLSGCVSLCELPRQMKYMAALRHLYTHGCPELKGMPRDLGKLTSLQTLTCFVAGSGSNCSNVGELGNLNLGGQLELHHLENVTEEAAKAANLVMKKEVTELTLKWTVGSDDVVDESSSRDDAKVLEELKPHDGLHAIRIHTYGGTTFPTWTAMLQNIVVIHISHCNKLQWFFSGDINTSFAFPNLKELTLQELVCFERWWEIDNGTQGEVVMFPLLEKLCISQCEKLTTLPGQPTFPNLQITRIERCPELTTRVESPKLSVLKMEGRDVQLFQWVARHMTSLTNVELHSLVDSTETTSAAAEHGLREVLDGREKRNDHDFPLTVLVVQNFKPGITELCSCFVHLQDLSVWRCHALIHWPEKEFEGLVSLRKLVIHQCENLTGYAQASTEPSTSSEKSQLLPHLELLVIRKCESLVEVFNVPASLRVMEILYCKKLESISGRRLLQGQSASSIHQGPSSITEVSSSSSSPSSSGRWAENLEKLKLVECHGLTGVLHLPSSLKALDIDSCSGLTSLESSSGELPLLECLYLWSCNNLLSLPDWPQAYSYLQCLYIMNCTVIKTLPRSLQQRLGTIQEEHVDAHYYGNKPRPIPILLKPKTWKCAIRRD from the exons ATGGCGGCGACAGTGGTGGTCAGATTTGGGGAAGAACACTTCGTCCTATATTGCGCATCGGATCCCTCGAGAAAGAAGCCATTGAAGAAGCGTCACCATCTTTCTCAGCTGAGGCCATCATTGCTGGTGTCCACCTCTGCATGCTCTCTGCACTTCGGTACCTCTGCTCACAAGATGAACAGCGCTGAAGCCACAGGTGAAGTGAAAAATTGCTTGCTTCCATTACTTGCCCCCACATATACTGGACATTGTTTCCTTCCATGCTCCTCACAAGCAAACAAACACATTTTTGCTCACACCATTGTTCTCCTCTCCACCCTGCGAGGCGCTCCaatggcggcgacggtggtggtCAACATCGTGGTCGGGCCGCTGGTCAAGATCGTGCTGGAGAAGGCGTCCAACTACCTCCTCGACAAGTACAAGGTGATGAAGGGCATGGAGGAGCAGCATGAGATCCTCAAGCGCAGGCTGCCCGCCATCCTCGACGTCATCGCCGACGCCGAGCAGGCGGCAGCCCACAGAGAAGGGGCGGCAGCCTGGCTCCAGGCCATCAAGAAGGTGACTTACCAGGCGAATGAGGTCTTCGACGAGTTCAAGTACGAGGCGCTTCGTCGGAAGGCTAAAAAGGAGGGACACTACAAGGAGCTTGGCTTCAGTGTGGTAAAGCTCTTTCCCACCCACAACCGCTTCATATTCCGTAACAGGATGGGAAGAAAGCTCCGCAAAATTGTGCGGACCATTGAGGTCCTTGTGGCTGAAATGAAGGACTTTCGCTTTGAGCATCAGCAACCACTGCAGGCATACAGCCAGTGGCGACAGAAGGATCATGATATCTTTGATCCGGAGAAAATCACCAGCAGATCGAGAGCAAAAGATAGGAAGAAGCTTGTTGATATACTGGTTGGTCAAGCTAACAATGCAGATCTCATAGTTGTTCCCATCGTTGGAATGGGTGGTCTGGGAAAGACCACGTTAGCTCAACTTGTCTACAATGACACTGAAATTCAGAAGCATTTCAATTTGCTGCTATGGGTGTGTGTCTCTGACAACTTTGATGTGGATTCTCTGGCTAAAAGTATAGTTGAAGCAGCTCTCGAGAAAAATGGTACAGAAGCAGCTACTTCCATGAGGACGAAGACACCGCTGGATGGCCTTCAGAATGTATTGAGCGGGCAAAGGTACCTCCTTGTATTGGATGATGTCTGGACACGAGAGGTTCATAAATGGGAGCAGCTCAAGGCCTGCCTTGAACGTGGTGGCATGGGGAGTGTGGTCCTGACAACAACTCGTGATAAAGGAGTTGCGGAAATAGTGGGGACTGTTGAAGCTTACAATCTTGGAGCTTTGGATGGACAATACATAAAGGAAATTATCGAGACAATGTCGTTCAGTTGTTTGAAGAAGGGAGAGGAAAGGCCAGCCATGTTGATGAATATGGTTGATGAGATTGTGGAGCGATGTGCTGGCTCTCCTTTAGCTGCAATGGCTCTGGGCTCTGTACTGCGTAACAAGACCAGTGAAGAAGAATGGAAAGATGTATCAAGCAGAAGCAACATTTGCACCGTGGAGTCTGGAATCTTACCGATACTCAAGCTCAGTTACAATGACTTGCCGCCACAAATGAAGCAATGCTTTGCATTTTGTGCTATATTTCCCAAAGATTACGAGATTAATGTGGACAAGCTGATCCAACTATGGATTGCACATGGCTTTATTATCCAAGAAAAGCAAGTTCGTCTTGAAAACATTGGCAAGCAGATTTTCAATGAACTAGTCTCAAGGTCATTCTTTCAGGATGTGAAACAAGTCCAGACCACAATCGGTGAAATTGAACAGGACGGGGCTTGTTATGTCAGAACTACATGTAAAATCCATGATCTTATGCATGATGTTGCACTGTCTGTAATGGAGAAGGAATGTGCCTTGGCAACTGAGGACCCAGGCAAGATTGGATATGTTGTCTCAACTGAGGAACCAAGTCAGAGTGAGTGGCTTCCAGACACGGCTCGGCATTTATTTTTGTCATGCAGGGAACCAGGAAGAAAATTGAATAGTTCTCTCAAGAACAGTTCTCCAGCCATCCAAACACTTCTGTGTGATAGCTTTATGAGCAGATCATTGCATCATTTGGCAAAATACAGCTCCTTGCAAGCATTACAGCTCCGTTTATTGGGATCATTTCCGCTGAAACCAAAACATCTGCATCACCTGAGGTACCTAGATCTCTCAAGAAGTTTAATAAAAACACTTCCTGAAGATATGAGCATTCTATACAACCTGCAAACGTTGAACCTCTCTGGCTGTGTATCTCTTTGTGAACTTCCAAGGCAAATGAAGTATATGGCTGCCCTCCGCCACCTTTACACTCATGGTTGTCCAGAGCTGAAAGGCATGCCTAGAGACCTAGGAAAACTCACATCCCTACAGACACTTACATGTTTTGTAGCAGGTAGTGGCTCTAATTGCAGCAATGTTGGAGAGCTTGGGAATTTAAACCTCGGTGGTCAACTAGAGTTGCATCATCTAGAGAACGTGACTGAAGAAGCTGCAAAAGCTGCAAACCTCGTGATGAAGAAGGAAGTAACAGAACTGACATTAAAATGGACTGTTGGGTCGGATGACGTTGTTGATGAATCTAGCAGTCGGGATGATGCAAAAGTGCTCGAGGAACTTAAACCTCATGATGGGCTGCATGCTATAAGGATACACACCTATGGAGGCACCACCTTTCCAACATGGACAGCTATGTTGCAAAACATTGTTGTGATCCATATTTCTCATTGTAACAAACTGCAATGGTTCTTTAGCGGTGACATTAACACATCCTTTGCATTTCCAAATCTGAAGGAGCTTACATTGCAGGAGCTTGTCTGCTTTGAGAGATGGTGGGAAATAGATAATGGAACGCAAGGAGAAGTGGTGATGTTTCCTCTGCTTGAGAAGTTGTGCATTAGTCAGTGTGAAAAGTTGACAACATTGCCAGGGCAACCGACCTTCCCAAATCTCCAGATCACTCGTATTGAGAGATGTCCAGAGTTGACAACTAGAGTTGAATCACCAAAGCTCAGTGTATTAAAGATGGAAGGACGTGATGTACAGTTGTTTCAGTGGGTAGCCAGGCATATGACTTCATTGACCAATGTTGAACTGCATAGCCTTGTGGACAGTACAGAAACAACCTCGGCGGCGGCTGAGCATGGTTTGAGGGAAGTTCTGGATGGCAGGGAAAAAAGGAATGATCATGATTTTCCTCTGACAGTTTTGGTGGTACAAAACTTTAAGCCAGGTATAACAGAGCTGTGTTCATGTTTCGTACACCTGCAAGATTTGTCAGTTTGGAGGTGCCATGCGCTCATCCACTGGCCAGAAAAAGAGTTTGAAGGACTGGTATCCTTGAGGAAGCTTGTGATTCATCAATGTGAGAATCTGACTGGATATGCACAAGCTTCTACCGAGCCATCAACATCATCAGAAAAGAGTCAGCTCCTTCCACATCTAGAGTTACTAGTGATAAGGAAATGTGAAAGTTTGGTTGAGGTCTTCAATGTCCCTGCATCTCTCAGGGTAATGGAAATTCTTTATTGCAAGAAGCTTGAGTCTATATCCGGCAGGAGGCTGCTGCAGGGACAGTCAGCATCGTCGATTCATCAAGGGCCATCTAGTATAACAGaggtgtcatcatcatcatcatcaccatcatcatctggaCGTTGGGCAGAGAATTTGGAAAAATTGAAATTAGTCGAGTGTCATGGCTTAACAGGGGTCCTCCATCTTCCCTCGTCCCTGAAGGCTCTAGACATTGATAGTTGCAGTGGGTTGACATCTCTTGAATCTAGCTCAGGAGAGCTTCCATTATTGGAGTGCCTCTATCTTTGGAGTTGCAATAACCTGTTATCCCTACCGGATTGGCCACAAGCATACTCATATCTCCAATGTCTCTACATTATGAACTGCACTGTTATAAAGACGCTCCCTAGAAGCCTGCAGCAACGGCTGGGCACCATCCAGGAGGAACATGTAGATGCTCATTATTATGGAA ATAAGCCAAGGCCTATCCCTATCCTGCTCAAACCAAAGACATGGAAATGCGCCATCCGTAGAGATTAG
- the LOC119336257 gene encoding putative disease resistance protein RGA4 isoform X1, with amino-acid sequence MLLLLFLYRTSLKRSRAGSRRPSGWGIEGPSRDFSRPAAERQEEEAAVSRGRERASWRQSASRSTCACVSPEVKNMVVRFGEEHFVLYCASDPSRKKPLKKRHHLSQLRPSLLVSTSACSLHFGTSAHKMNSAEATGEVKNCLLPLLAPTYTGHCFLPCSSQANKHIFAHTIVLLSTLRGAPMAATVVVNIVVGPLVKIVLEKASNYLLDKYKVMKGMEEQHEILKRRLPAILDVIADAEQAAAHREGAAAWLQAIKKVTYQANEVFDEFKYEALRRKAKKEGHYKELGFSVVKLFPTHNRFIFRNRMGRKLRKIVRTIEVLVAEMKDFRFEHQQPLQAYSQWRQKDHDIFDPEKITSRSRAKDRKKLVDILVGQANNADLIVVPIVGMGGLGKTTLAQLVYNDTEIQKHFNLLLWVCVSDNFDVDSLAKSIVEAALEKNGTEAATSMRTKTPLDGLQNVLSGQRYLLVLDDVWTREVHKWEQLKACLERGGMGSVVLTTTRDKGVAEIVGTVEAYNLGALDGQYIKEIIETMSFSCLKKGEERPAMLMNMVDEIVERCAGSPLAAMALGSVLRNKTSEEEWKDVSSRSNICTVESGILPILKLSYNDLPPQMKQCFAFCAIFPKDYEINVDKLIQLWIAHGFIIQEKQVRLENIGKQIFNELVSRSFFQDVKQVQTTIGEIEQDGACYVRTTCKIHDLMHDVALSVMEKECALATEDPGKIGYVVSTEEPSQSEWLPDTARHLFLSCREPGRKLNSSLKNSSPAIQTLLCDSFMSRSLHHLAKYSSLQALQLRLLGSFPLKPKHLHHLRYLDLSRSLIKTLPEDMSILYNLQTLNLSGCVSLCELPRQMKYMAALRHLYTHGCPELKGMPRDLGKLTSLQTLTCFVAGSGSNCSNVGELGNLNLGGQLELHHLENVTEEAAKAANLVMKKEVTELTLKWTVGSDDVVDESSSRDDAKVLEELKPHDGLHAIRIHTYGGTTFPTWTAMLQNIVVIHISHCNKLQWFFSGDINTSFAFPNLKELTLQELVCFERWWEIDNGTQGEVVMFPLLEKLCISQCEKLTTLPGQPTFPNLQITRIERCPELTTRVESPKLSVLKMEGRDVQLFQWVARHMTSLTNVELHSLVDSTETTSAAAEHGLREVLDGREKRNDHDFPLTVLVVQNFKPGITELCSCFVHLQDLSVWRCHALIHWPEKEFEGLVSLRKLVIHQCENLTGYAQASTEPSTSSEKSQLLPHLELLVIRKCESLVEVFNVPASLRVMEILYCKKLESISGRRLLQGQSASSIHQGPSSITEVSSSSSSPSSSGRWAENLEKLKLVECHGLTGVLHLPSSLKALDIDSCSGLTSLESSSGELPLLECLYLWSCNNLLSLPDWPQAYSYLQCLYIMNCTVIKTLPRSLQQRLGTIQEEHVDAHYYGNKPRPIPILLKPKTWKCAIRRD; translated from the exons atgctcctcctcctcttcctgtaCCGTACATCGCTGAAGCGCTCTCGCGCCGGATCCCGGCGGCCGTCGGGGTGGGGGATCGAGGGACCAAGCCGGGACTTTTCGAGGCCGGCGGCGGAGCGCCAAGAGGAGGAGGCCGCGGTGAGTAGAGGGAGGGAGCGAGCATCCTGGAGACAAAGCGCATCCAGATCCACATGTGCGTGCGTCTCGCCGGAAGTCAAGAACA TGGTGGTCAGATTTGGGGAAGAACACTTCGTCCTATATTGCGCATCGGATCCCTCGAGAAAGAAGCCATTGAAGAAGCGTCACCATCTTTCTCAGCTGAGGCCATCATTGCTGGTGTCCACCTCTGCATGCTCTCTGCACTTCGGTACCTCTGCTCACAAGATGAACAGCGCTGAAGCCACAGGTGAAGTGAAAAATTGCTTGCTTCCATTACTTGCCCCCACATATACTGGACATTGTTTCCTTCCATGCTCCTCACAAGCAAACAAACACATTTTTGCTCACACCATTGTTCTCCTCTCCACCCTGCGAGGCGCTCCaatggcggcgacggtggtggtCAACATCGTGGTCGGGCCGCTGGTCAAGATCGTGCTGGAGAAGGCGTCCAACTACCTCCTCGACAAGTACAAGGTGATGAAGGGCATGGAGGAGCAGCATGAGATCCTCAAGCGCAGGCTGCCCGCCATCCTCGACGTCATCGCCGACGCCGAGCAGGCGGCAGCCCACAGAGAAGGGGCGGCAGCCTGGCTCCAGGCCATCAAGAAGGTGACTTACCAGGCGAATGAGGTCTTCGACGAGTTCAAGTACGAGGCGCTTCGTCGGAAGGCTAAAAAGGAGGGACACTACAAGGAGCTTGGCTTCAGTGTGGTAAAGCTCTTTCCCACCCACAACCGCTTCATATTCCGTAACAGGATGGGAAGAAAGCTCCGCAAAATTGTGCGGACCATTGAGGTCCTTGTGGCTGAAATGAAGGACTTTCGCTTTGAGCATCAGCAACCACTGCAGGCATACAGCCAGTGGCGACAGAAGGATCATGATATCTTTGATCCGGAGAAAATCACCAGCAGATCGAGAGCAAAAGATAGGAAGAAGCTTGTTGATATACTGGTTGGTCAAGCTAACAATGCAGATCTCATAGTTGTTCCCATCGTTGGAATGGGTGGTCTGGGAAAGACCACGTTAGCTCAACTTGTCTACAATGACACTGAAATTCAGAAGCATTTCAATTTGCTGCTATGGGTGTGTGTCTCTGACAACTTTGATGTGGATTCTCTGGCTAAAAGTATAGTTGAAGCAGCTCTCGAGAAAAATGGTACAGAAGCAGCTACTTCCATGAGGACGAAGACACCGCTGGATGGCCTTCAGAATGTATTGAGCGGGCAAAGGTACCTCCTTGTATTGGATGATGTCTGGACACGAGAGGTTCATAAATGGGAGCAGCTCAAGGCCTGCCTTGAACGTGGTGGCATGGGGAGTGTGGTCCTGACAACAACTCGTGATAAAGGAGTTGCGGAAATAGTGGGGACTGTTGAAGCTTACAATCTTGGAGCTTTGGATGGACAATACATAAAGGAAATTATCGAGACAATGTCGTTCAGTTGTTTGAAGAAGGGAGAGGAAAGGCCAGCCATGTTGATGAATATGGTTGATGAGATTGTGGAGCGATGTGCTGGCTCTCCTTTAGCTGCAATGGCTCTGGGCTCTGTACTGCGTAACAAGACCAGTGAAGAAGAATGGAAAGATGTATCAAGCAGAAGCAACATTTGCACCGTGGAGTCTGGAATCTTACCGATACTCAAGCTCAGTTACAATGACTTGCCGCCACAAATGAAGCAATGCTTTGCATTTTGTGCTATATTTCCCAAAGATTACGAGATTAATGTGGACAAGCTGATCCAACTATGGATTGCACATGGCTTTATTATCCAAGAAAAGCAAGTTCGTCTTGAAAACATTGGCAAGCAGATTTTCAATGAACTAGTCTCAAGGTCATTCTTTCAGGATGTGAAACAAGTCCAGACCACAATCGGTGAAATTGAACAGGACGGGGCTTGTTATGTCAGAACTACATGTAAAATCCATGATCTTATGCATGATGTTGCACTGTCTGTAATGGAGAAGGAATGTGCCTTGGCAACTGAGGACCCAGGCAAGATTGGATATGTTGTCTCAACTGAGGAACCAAGTCAGAGTGAGTGGCTTCCAGACACGGCTCGGCATTTATTTTTGTCATGCAGGGAACCAGGAAGAAAATTGAATAGTTCTCTCAAGAACAGTTCTCCAGCCATCCAAACACTTCTGTGTGATAGCTTTATGAGCAGATCATTGCATCATTTGGCAAAATACAGCTCCTTGCAAGCATTACAGCTCCGTTTATTGGGATCATTTCCGCTGAAACCAAAACATCTGCATCACCTGAGGTACCTAGATCTCTCAAGAAGTTTAATAAAAACACTTCCTGAAGATATGAGCATTCTATACAACCTGCAAACGTTGAACCTCTCTGGCTGTGTATCTCTTTGTGAACTTCCAAGGCAAATGAAGTATATGGCTGCCCTCCGCCACCTTTACACTCATGGTTGTCCAGAGCTGAAAGGCATGCCTAGAGACCTAGGAAAACTCACATCCCTACAGACACTTACATGTTTTGTAGCAGGTAGTGGCTCTAATTGCAGCAATGTTGGAGAGCTTGGGAATTTAAACCTCGGTGGTCAACTAGAGTTGCATCATCTAGAGAACGTGACTGAAGAAGCTGCAAAAGCTGCAAACCTCGTGATGAAGAAGGAAGTAACAGAACTGACATTAAAATGGACTGTTGGGTCGGATGACGTTGTTGATGAATCTAGCAGTCGGGATGATGCAAAAGTGCTCGAGGAACTTAAACCTCATGATGGGCTGCATGCTATAAGGATACACACCTATGGAGGCACCACCTTTCCAACATGGACAGCTATGTTGCAAAACATTGTTGTGATCCATATTTCTCATTGTAACAAACTGCAATGGTTCTTTAGCGGTGACATTAACACATCCTTTGCATTTCCAAATCTGAAGGAGCTTACATTGCAGGAGCTTGTCTGCTTTGAGAGATGGTGGGAAATAGATAATGGAACGCAAGGAGAAGTGGTGATGTTTCCTCTGCTTGAGAAGTTGTGCATTAGTCAGTGTGAAAAGTTGACAACATTGCCAGGGCAACCGACCTTCCCAAATCTCCAGATCACTCGTATTGAGAGATGTCCAGAGTTGACAACTAGAGTTGAATCACCAAAGCTCAGTGTATTAAAGATGGAAGGACGTGATGTACAGTTGTTTCAGTGGGTAGCCAGGCATATGACTTCATTGACCAATGTTGAACTGCATAGCCTTGTGGACAGTACAGAAACAACCTCGGCGGCGGCTGAGCATGGTTTGAGGGAAGTTCTGGATGGCAGGGAAAAAAGGAATGATCATGATTTTCCTCTGACAGTTTTGGTGGTACAAAACTTTAAGCCAGGTATAACAGAGCTGTGTTCATGTTTCGTACACCTGCAAGATTTGTCAGTTTGGAGGTGCCATGCGCTCATCCACTGGCCAGAAAAAGAGTTTGAAGGACTGGTATCCTTGAGGAAGCTTGTGATTCATCAATGTGAGAATCTGACTGGATATGCACAAGCTTCTACCGAGCCATCAACATCATCAGAAAAGAGTCAGCTCCTTCCACATCTAGAGTTACTAGTGATAAGGAAATGTGAAAGTTTGGTTGAGGTCTTCAATGTCCCTGCATCTCTCAGGGTAATGGAAATTCTTTATTGCAAGAAGCTTGAGTCTATATCCGGCAGGAGGCTGCTGCAGGGACAGTCAGCATCGTCGATTCATCAAGGGCCATCTAGTATAACAGaggtgtcatcatcatcatcatcaccatcatcatctggaCGTTGGGCAGAGAATTTGGAAAAATTGAAATTAGTCGAGTGTCATGGCTTAACAGGGGTCCTCCATCTTCCCTCGTCCCTGAAGGCTCTAGACATTGATAGTTGCAGTGGGTTGACATCTCTTGAATCTAGCTCAGGAGAGCTTCCATTATTGGAGTGCCTCTATCTTTGGAGTTGCAATAACCTGTTATCCCTACCGGATTGGCCACAAGCATACTCATATCTCCAATGTCTCTACATTATGAACTGCACTGTTATAAAGACGCTCCCTAGAAGCCTGCAGCAACGGCTGGGCACCATCCAGGAGGAACATGTAGATGCTCATTATTATGGAA ATAAGCCAAGGCCTATCCCTATCCTGCTCAAACCAAAGACATGGAAATGCGCCATCCGTAGAGATTAG